One window of the Nicotiana tabacum cultivar K326 chromosome 4, ASM71507v2, whole genome shotgun sequence genome contains the following:
- the LOC107818588 gene encoding protein indeterminate-domain 16 gives MLSNNPSSSSDPFTSSENGNNANRRKRRPAGTPDPDAEVVSLSPKTLLESDRYVCEICNQGFQRDQNLQMHRRRHKVPWKLLKRETPIVRKRVFVCPEPTCLHHDPCHALGDLVGIKKHFRRKHSNHKQWVCEKCSKGYAVQSDYKAHLKTCGTRGHSCDCGRVFSRVESFIEHQDACSMGRLRSESQSLHPSNCLSRTASSPSPSSDTNLSTTPWPTTLLKNLSSSTTATHHVNPNIIKNSTKQRHNLELQLLTTTTSSSSPFDVSVSSKPNEDHSTYNLQLSIGSSDFSERNESSENATLDALKLKDEAREQLRLAMAEKAYAEEARQQAKRQIELAEQEFASAKRIRQQAQAELNKANALKQQAIKQINSTLSQITCHSCKQKFQASLSDENNSMTLSYISSALTEGQHEVAKNINHTNHLKFSQR, from the exons ATGTTAAGCAATAACCCGTCTTCTTCGTCCGACCCGTTtacttcctcagaaaatggaaaCAATGctaatagaagaaaaagaagaccCGCAGGAACCCCAG ATCCGGATGCAGAAGTGGTATCACTCTCACCAAAAACATTACTAGAATCGGATCGATACGTATGCGAGATCTGTAACCAAGGATTTCAAAGGGACCAAAACTTACAGATGCACAGAAGAAGGCATAAGGTGCCATGGAAATTGCTCAAAAGAGAAACCCCAATTGTTAGAAAGCGCGTTTTCGTATGCCCAGAACCCACTTGTCTTCACCACGATCCTTGTCATGCTTTAGGCGATCTCGTCGGTATTAAAAAGCATTTCCGCAGAAAACACAGCAATCACAAACAATGGGTCTGTGAAAAATGCTCAAAAGGATATGCTGTTCAGTCTGATTACAAAGCTCATCTTAAAACTTGTGGCACTCGTGGTCATTCTTGTGATTGTGGTCGCGTTTTCTCAAG GGTGGAGAGCTTCATTGAACACCAAGATGCTTGTAGCATGGGAAGGCTCCGATCAGAATCACAATCTTTACATCCATCTAATTGTCTTTCTCGCACAGCTTCAAGTCCTAGCCCCTCAAGTGACACAAATCTCAGCACAACACCATGGCCTACTACTTTGCTCAAAAATTTGTCGTCGTCGACCACGGCTACTCATCATGTTAATCCAAACATAATCAAGAATTCCACAAAGCAACGACACAATTTAGAGCTCCAGCTCTTGACTACTACTACATCTTCATCTAGCCCGTTTGATGTCTCCGTATCGTCTAAACCAAACGAAGATCACTCAACTTATAATCTCCAACTCTCCATTGGCTCCTCAGATTTCAGCGAGAGAAACGAATCCTCAGAAAATGCTACATTGGATGCTTTAAAGCTTAAAGATGAAGCGAGGGAGCAGTTAAGACTAGCGATGGCGGAAAAAGCATATGCTGAAGAAGCAAGGCAGCAAGCGAAGAGGCAAATTGAGTTAGCCGAGCAGGAATTTGCGAGTGCTAAGAGAATTAGGCAACAAGCACAAGCGGAGTTAAACAAGGCTAATGCTTTGAAACAACAAGCCATCAAGCAAATTAACTCGACTCTTTCGCAAATAACTTGCCATTCTTGCAAACAGAAGTTTCAAGCTTCTCTTTCAGATGAGAATAATTCGATGACGTTGAGTTATATTTCTTCGGCTTTAACAGAAGGTCAGCATGAAGTTGCCAAGAATATCAACCATACCAATCATCTCAAATTTTCTCAACGTTAG